One window of Cucurbita pepo subsp. pepo cultivar mu-cu-16 chromosome LG19, ASM280686v2, whole genome shotgun sequence genomic DNA carries:
- the LOC111781225 gene encoding uncharacterized protein LOC111781225 — protein MDQLQNCFQPDILGLPHISLLPPPTGSPHNAHAKLIKVGEKSLNHAISEEEMKIRREIEREIERDLEEEIKGGIYQQALRLRRLYQHRIKSGDINPPVKTKKELLEVNISIKMEGGTKMEIKDPPPPVSFRRRTARSDTASRTVPEVKRLDWVKSLRSSAAPPVVGKNVGFYRNKMPPVPTHYQPNYSFKRF, from the exons ATGGACCAGCTCCAGAATTGCTTCCAACCCGACATCCTAG GGTTGCCTCATATCTCACTTTTGCCTCCACCCACTGGGTCTCCTCATAATGCTCATGCAAAACTG atTAAAGTGGGGGAGAAGAGTTTAAATCATGCAATTTCAGAGGAAGAGATGAAGATCCGGCGagaaattgagagagagatagagagagatttaGAGGAAGAGATTAAGGGAGGGATATACCAGCAAGCTCTCCGGCTGCGCCGCCTTTATCAGCACCGTATAAAATCTGGCGATATTAACCCGCCGGTTAAAACCAAGAAGGAGCTTTTGGAGGTGAATATCAGCATCAAAATGGAAGGAGGGACCAAGATGGAAATCAAGGATCCGCCGCCGCCGGTGAGTTTCCGCCGGAGGACAGCTCGGTCCGACACCGCTTCTCGAACAGTACCGGAGGTGAAAAGGTTGGATTGGGTGAAGTCTCTCCGGTCGAGTGCAGCACCGCCGGTTGTCGGGAAAAACGTTGGGTTTTATCGCAATAAAATGCCGCCGGTGCCAACTCATTATCAACCTAATTATTCgtttaaaagattttga
- the LOC111781224 gene encoding zinc-finger homeodomain protein 1-like, translated as MDFEDQDDHDDDMDMAAAAAAASYDPLQGNSGGRVKTPTSTDPSGQRKPKYRECLKNHAVGIGGHALDGCGEFLAAGAEGTLDALKCAACNCHRNFHRKETDNLNATAVGVGLGIAEPFLLPHPSQFSPYYRTPTGYLHVAPHHRPLALPSTSGGGGGGGTLSREEQEDMSNPSGGGGGSSSLGRKRFRTKFTQEQKDRMLGLAETLGWRIQKHDEALVQQFCNETGVKRHVLKVWMHNNKNTLGKKP; from the coding sequence ATGGATTTCGAAGATCAAGATGACCACGACGACGACATGGAcatggcggcggcggcggcggcggcgagtTACGACCCTTTGCAGGGTAACTCAGGTGGGCGAGTCAAAACCCCAACCAGTACGGACCCAAGTGGACAGAGGAAACCCAAGTACAGAGAGTGCTTAAAAAATCACGCGGTTGGCATTGGAGGTCACGCCCTTGACGGCTGCGGCGAATTTCTAGCAGCTGGAGCTGAAGGAACTCTCGACGCACTTAAATGCGCCGCCTGCAACTGCCACCGCAACTTCCACCGCAAGGAGACGGATAACCTCAACGCCACCGCGGTTGGTGTTGGACTTGGAATAGCAGAGCCATTTCTATTGCCACACCCGAGTCAGTTCTCTCCTTACTACCGAACCCCAACTGGGTACCTCCACGTGGCACCACATCACAGACCTCTAGCTCTCCCCTCCACCTCcggtggcggtggtggtggtggcacCCTGAGCAGGGAGGAGCAGGAGGACATGTCGAATCCGAGCGGTGGCGGGGGAGGGAGTAGCAGCTTAGGGAGGAAGAGATTTAGAACAAAGTTCACACAAGAACAGAAGGACAGAATGCTGGGACTGGCGGAGACATTGGGGTGGAGGATCCAAAAACACGATGAGGCGTTGGTGCAGCAGTTCTGTAACGAGACCGGAGTGAAGCGGCACGTGCTTAAAGTGTGGATGCATAATAACAAGAACACTCTTGGTAAGAAACCCTAG
- the LOC111782216 gene encoding GLABRA2 expression modulator-like, whose protein sequence is MEKAKQEEGEKKGPISTSPRSDGKEEGDGNWGNLVMESERQVPRQSEQGAVSTPCSGSKKSVHWRTDLVTQSPSVASNAYGLNSHASLSPSSSTSIKETVDSLWTVLGRWGKQVGEATKKAEDLAGNTWQHLKTSPSFADAALGRIAQVTKVLAEGGYDNIFQQTFDTAPEEKLQSSFSCYLSTSVGPVMGVLYVSTAKLAYCSDNPLSYKSDGKTEWSYYKVIIPLQQLKAVNPSSSGMNPAEKYIQIISGDNHEFWFMGFLNYNGAVECLQEFPELRAIQSV, encoded by the exons ATGGAGAAGGCGAAGCAGGAGGAGGGTGAGAAGAAAGGTCCGATCTCGACGAGCCCAAGATCCGATGGAAAAGAGGAGGGGGATGGGAATTGGGGGAATTTGGTGATGGAGTCAGAGCGCCAGGTTCCGAGGCAGAGCGAACAAGGTGCGGTTTCAACGCCGTGTTCGGGGTCCAAGAAGTCGGTGCATTGGAGAACCGATTTGGTGACACAATCTCCTTCTGTTGCTTCCAATGCTTATGGCTTGAATTCGCATGCTTCTTTGTCTCCTTCCTCTTCAACTTCCATCAAAG AGACGGTGGATTCTTTATGGACCGTGCTTGGGAGATGGGGAAAGCAAGTCGGGGAAGCTACCAAAAAGGCTGAGGATCTGGCTGGCAATACGTGGCAACATT TGAAAACAAGTCCAAGTTTTGCGGACGCAGCACTGGGAAGAATAGCACAAGTGACCAAAGTATTGGCAGAAGGTGGGTACGACAACATTTTCCAACAAACCTTCGATACAGCACCCGAGGAAAAGCTCCAAAGCTCCTTTTCATGTTACTTGTCAACCTCTGTCGGTCCTGTTATGGGCGTACTATACGTATCTACGGCCAAGCTTGCATACTGTAGCGACAATCCCCTTTCATACAAGTCCGACGGCAAGACCGAATGGAGCTATTACAAG gtaaTCATCCCATTACAGCAGCTAAAGGCAGTGAACCCTTCCTCAAGCGGAATGAACCCTGCTGAAAAGTACATACAGATAATCTCTGGTGACAACCATGAATTTTGGTTCATGGGGTTCTTGAACTACAATGGTGCTGTGGAATGCCTGCAGGAGTTCCCTGAGTTGCGAGCTATACAGTCGGTGTAA
- the LOC111782003 gene encoding alpha carbonic anhydrase 8-like, with protein sequence MGFSGVRFIMVLALLAATCMAQAPAPAPAQGPSQPLPPAPATPAPSLTPASPTPALETSAPTPAPTTSGSPAGGPVVPRVGSPPSSAPEGPPADKPTGAASQIGGAGTLGMAVAGSLLAVMLAA encoded by the coding sequence ATGGGATTCTCTGGGGTTCGATTTATTATGGTTCTTGCTTTGTTGGCAGCCACGTGTATGGCTCAGGCGCCGGCACCAGCACCGGCTCAGGGTCCTTCACAGCCTCTACCACCGGCACCAGCCACGCCGGCTCCTTCTCTGACTCCGGCGTCGCCCACACCCGCTCTGGAGACTAGTGCGCCTACTCCAGCTCCAACTACTTCTGGGTCTCCAGCCGGTGGTCCTGTTGTGCCACGTGTCGGTTCTCCTCCTTCATCAGCGCCGGAAGGACCGCCAGCAGACAAACCAACCGGAGCAGCATCGCAGATCGGCGGAGCGGGTACGTTGGGGATGGCTGTGGCTGGAAGCCTGTTGGCAGTGATGTTAGCAGCGTAG
- the LOC111781757 gene encoding homeobox-leucine zipper protein ATHB-6-like, producing MKRHGSSDSLGALMSVCPTSEEQSPRNRHVYGMEFQSMLEGLDEEEGSMEEHCHLGGKKRRLGVDQVKVLEKTFEIENKLEPERKVKLAQELGLQPRQVAVWFQNRRARWKTKQLERDYGVLKANYDTLKRSFDTLQQDNDALLKQIKELKSKIQEEKTESNLSVKEEIFALESDTFLIEQTNNSLPVDLISLPAASDQSDDFNYESFKSAAVATDVDGGNQRVEVSLFPDFKDGSSDSDSSAILNEDNSPNAVVSSAAAGILQSHHQILSSPASSLNCFPFQKAAYNNAQPFVKIEEHNFFSGEETCNLFSDEQAPSLQWCIPDQWN from the exons ATGAAGAGACATGGCAGCTCAGATTCCTTGGGAGCTCTGATGTCCGTCTGTCCTACTTCAg AGGAACAGAGTCCGAGAAACCGCCATGTTTATGGCATGGAGTTTCAGTCGATGTTGGAGGGCTTagacgaagaagaagggtCCATGGAAGAACACTGCCATTTGGGCGGGAAGAAAAGGAGACTGGGCGTAGATCAAGTCAAGGTGTTAGAGAAAACATTCGAGATTGAAAACAAGCTCGAACCAGAGAGGAAAGTGAAGCTCGCTCAAGAACTTGGCCTGCAACCGAGGCAAGTGGCTGTTTGGTTCCAAAACCGCCGTGCCCGTTGGAAAACTAAGCAACTCGAAAGGGATTATGGCGTTCTCAAAGCCAATTATGACACTCTCAAGCGTAGCTTCGATACCCTTCAACAGGATAATGATGCTCTGCTCAAACAG ATTAAGGAATTGAAATCAAAGATTCAGGAAGAGAAGACGGAGAGCAATTTATCAGtaaaggaagagattttcgCTTTGGAATCGGACACTTTTCTAATAGAACAAACCAACAATTCTCTACCAGTGGATCTTATTTCTCTTCCAGCTGCTTCCGATCAATCCGATGACTTCAACTACGAGAGCTTCAAATCCGCCGCCGTCGCCACTGACGTCGACGGCGGTAATCAGAGAGTTGAAGTCTCATTGTTCCCTGATTTTAAAGATGGGTCATCGGACAGTGATTCAAGCGCTATATTAAACGAAGACAACAGCCCAAACGCTGTCGTTTCATCTGCGGCTGCTGGAATCCTTCAAAGCCACCACCAAATCCTGTCGTCTCCGGCGTCGTCTTTGAACTGCTTCCCGTTTCAAAAGGCTGCTTATAATAATGCACAACCATTTGTGAAAATTGAAGAGCATAATTTCTTCAGTGGAGAAGAGACCTGTAATTTGTTCTCCGATGAACAAGCTCCCTCTTTGCAATGGTGCATCCCCGATCAGTGGAACTAA